In one Bacteroides intestinalis DSM 17393 genomic region, the following are encoded:
- a CDS encoding RagB/SusD family nutrient uptake outer membrane protein, producing MKNYINQFKLLLGITCVSALFTGCSDDFLKPDPLSLYEPTVTFNTVDGLNAALASADKALRAYWTNTEACDLMLPLMSEYLFSDLTVAGKTDDQLAFCDINERFTPTDGWYNFDQNRLVIFWGETYNGIKYANTVISYIDKVEGLDETTRNEFLGRAYFHRAYRYMNLCFQFGDVPFVSKIIESPKQDYKSTKREAIIKRMVQDMEFAVQNVPDQKDMTYIGMINKGACRQLLIKCYLANGDFQKAKEQADILIDQSGYSLMQDEFGTFSNPNPKTWNITNNVIWNLHQGGNKAIAANKEAILVLPNRYGTDSGIRTRTMRNLVPRWNADEIKTPDNVRAVDNFALNNPDYKDNLDFNRAFGRGQAVVRPTYFAENSLWYVNGVNDEGDLRHSHTVGNWVRMEDLRYNRPNTKYHGENVRFSWVDEDGGTQVLCSDTIRCWFDWPHYKVWSESPEDETPSANQYNGGGYADFYCYRLAETYLLRAEAKYYLGDATAVDDVNAVRKRAKCQQLYTTVDIDDIVDERARELYMEEWRFTELSRISYCLALSGKPDNEGKTYDKEYLHEDSFWFHRITNYNNYYNKDTGANIRGRKYTMGKHNINWPIPQKAIDANRLGKLSQNPGYDGYDPNVEKWETWEEAVADEN from the coding sequence ATGAAAAACTATATAAATCAATTCAAATTGTTGCTGGGGATTACATGCGTATCTGCGCTTTTTACAGGATGTTCCGATGATTTCCTGAAACCGGATCCCCTCTCTCTTTACGAACCGACTGTAACATTCAATACGGTGGATGGTCTGAATGCTGCTTTAGCTTCGGCAGACAAGGCACTTCGTGCTTATTGGACAAATACGGAAGCTTGTGACTTGATGTTGCCTTTGATGAGTGAGTATCTTTTTTCTGATTTGACGGTAGCCGGCAAAACGGATGACCAACTTGCTTTCTGTGACATAAACGAACGTTTTACACCTACTGACGGTTGGTATAATTTTGACCAGAATCGTCTGGTCATCTTTTGGGGGGAGACTTACAACGGCATTAAGTATGCCAATACTGTTATCAGCTATATTGATAAGGTGGAGGGATTGGATGAAACCACCAGGAATGAATTTCTCGGGCGTGCCTATTTTCATCGTGCTTACCGGTATATGAATCTTTGTTTCCAATTCGGTGACGTACCTTTTGTTTCTAAAATTATAGAGTCTCCCAAGCAAGACTATAAAAGCACCAAGCGCGAGGCCATCATCAAGCGTATGGTGCAAGATATGGAGTTTGCTGTACAGAATGTTCCCGACCAAAAGGATATGACTTACATCGGTATGATCAACAAAGGGGCATGCCGCCAATTGCTTATTAAATGTTACCTTGCTAACGGTGATTTTCAGAAAGCTAAGGAACAAGCCGATATCCTCATCGATCAGTCAGGCTACTCATTGATGCAGGATGAGTTCGGGACTTTTTCCAATCCTAATCCTAAAACATGGAATATTACCAACAATGTTATTTGGAATTTACACCAAGGTGGAAACAAAGCTATTGCCGCTAACAAAGAGGCCATCCTTGTTCTGCCCAACCGTTACGGCACTGATTCAGGTATTCGCACCCGTACTATGCGTAACTTGGTTCCCAGATGGAATGCTGATGAGATTAAAACTCCCGATAATGTGAGAGCTGTGGATAACTTTGCTTTGAACAATCCGGATTATAAAGATAATTTGGATTTCAACCGTGCTTTCGGACGCGGGCAGGCAGTTGTACGTCCCACTTACTTTGCCGAAAACTCTCTGTGGTATGTTAATGGGGTGAATGATGAGGGGGACCTGCGCCATAGTCATACTGTAGGCAACTGGGTGCGTATGGAAGATTTGAGATATAACCGTCCGAACACTAAATATCACGGAGAAAATGTCCGTTTCAGTTGGGTCGACGAGGATGGTGGCACCCAAGTGCTCTGTTCCGATACAATTCGGTGCTGGTTTGATTGGCCCCATTATAAGGTTTGGTCCGAATCTCCCGAAGATGAAACGCCTTCTGCCAATCAATACAATGGTGGTGGCTATGCTGACTTTTACTGCTATCGGCTCGCGGAAACTTATCTGCTCCGTGCCGAAGCCAAATATTATCTGGGAGATGCTACTGCTGTAGATGATGTCAATGCTGTGCGTAAACGTGCTAAATGTCAGCAACTTTATACTACGGTTGATATTGATGACATCGTGGATGAACGTGCCCGTGAGCTTTACATGGAAGAGTGGCGTTTCACTGAACTGAGTCGTATCTCTTATTGCCTTGCTCTCAGCGGCAAACCCGATAATGAAGGCAAAACTTATGATAAAGAGTACTTGCATGAGGACAGCTTCTGGTTTCACCGTATCACTAACTACAACAACTATTATAATAAGGATACTGGAGCCAATATCAGAGGTCGCAAGTATACCATGGGCAAGCACAATATTAACTGGCCTATTCCTCAAAAGGCCATTGACGCCAATCGCTTGGGAAAACTTAGCCAAAATCCGGGTTACGACGGATATGACCCCAATGTGGAGAAATGGGAAACCTGGGAAGAAGCGGTGGCTGATGAGAACTAG
- a CDS encoding glycoside hydrolase family 2 TIM barrel-domain containing protein, whose protein sequence is MNMHIVLCLLTRKAFLILVSLAFFTFSASAQRMMKTINDGWDFRKDGETRWQPINLPHTFNLDAYSQRNYYQGKGEYRKKLSLPEIAPTKRYYLKIDAASKAADVKVNGQVAGSHAGGYSAFILDVTGLIRENNEIEITVDNARRDITPLWADFTFWGGIYRDVWLITTPEQHFNMANYGSTGVFVSTPVANEREGVVQVKAEVTNDADSRIRLKMQNRIYDAQGKLLQTNAQPFSLKAGETATVEYKSDVIDNPQLWTPEMPTLYRVVTAIVNAKTGEVLDEISNKIGFRWFSFDADKGFSLNGKPYKLRGVNRHQDQAPVGVAIDDEVNRRDIRQIKEIGCNFIRISHYPQDDALLDACDELGLLAWEEIPIIDIVPDTPGYDDHCEMNLVEMIRQHYNHPCIMAWGYMNEILLIAPTPDKPEWPAVRDRTVKLAQRLEKRLKEEDSSRVSVMAFHGSDLYNTIGLALGDVAGWNLYQGWYFGELPHFEQWLEDQHARYPHRPIIVSEWGAGSDKRIHSVKGRPFDFSMEYQQEYIEHYLPYIENNDYIAGCAYWGYVDFNVAARQESMPRVNNKGLFYNDRTPKDIAYYFKAMWRKDVPVLHIASRDWALRTGKAGEEHPIKIYTNLDEVELILNGASCGKQCTSNYNTIFRVKLPEGNSSLVARGYRNGVLVEDVMMMTLALFPDLHQGDELAVNVGSNCYFISDVSHLTWLPDRPYTAGEWGYVNGKGRSTTSEIYNTVDGPVYQTWMEDITEYKIDAPAGTYEVELLMADVSRPARQQANLLGKGDERASAVSKRFDITICGEVVEQNFSPADNNRYLNACRRRYIVNNNDGCIDIRFTPLQGKPVLSGFKVRRL, encoded by the coding sequence ATGAACATGCATATCGTTTTATGTCTTTTGACAAGAAAGGCTTTCCTGATTCTGGTAAGCCTGGCTTTTTTCACTTTCTCTGCCTCGGCGCAAAGGATGATGAAAACCATTAATGATGGTTGGGACTTCCGTAAGGATGGAGAAACACGGTGGCAGCCCATCAATCTGCCCCATACATTTAATCTCGATGCCTATTCTCAAAGAAATTATTATCAAGGTAAGGGTGAATATCGCAAAAAGTTGTCACTCCCAGAGATAGCCCCCACTAAACGTTATTATCTGAAAATAGATGCCGCCAGTAAAGCTGCCGACGTAAAAGTCAACGGACAGGTGGCTGGTAGTCATGCCGGGGGGTATTCGGCTTTCATTCTGGATGTTACCGGGCTTATAAGGGAGAACAATGAGATAGAAATTACTGTTGATAATGCTCGACGAGACATTACGCCGCTTTGGGCGGACTTCACTTTCTGGGGAGGAATCTACCGGGATGTGTGGCTTATAACCACTCCGGAACAGCATTTCAACATGGCGAACTACGGGTCGACCGGTGTATTTGTCAGTACCCCCGTTGCCAACGAACGAGAAGGAGTAGTGCAGGTAAAAGCGGAGGTGACTAATGATGCCGACTCAAGGATACGTCTGAAGATGCAAAACCGCATTTATGACGCCCAGGGAAAACTGCTTCAGACGAATGCACAGCCTTTTTCACTGAAGGCGGGAGAAACAGCAACTGTGGAATATAAATCTGATGTAATAGACAATCCTCAATTGTGGACACCGGAAATGCCGACACTGTATCGCGTTGTTACCGCCATTGTGAATGCCAAAACCGGTGAAGTCTTGGATGAGATTTCTAATAAGATAGGTTTCAGATGGTTTTCGTTTGATGCAGACAAGGGATTCAGTCTGAATGGGAAACCTTATAAGCTGCGTGGGGTGAACCGCCATCAGGACCAGGCACCTGTAGGAGTGGCTATAGACGACGAAGTGAACCGCCGTGACATAAGGCAGATAAAAGAAATAGGATGCAATTTTATCCGTATATCCCATTATCCGCAGGATGACGCTTTGCTGGATGCATGTGATGAACTGGGCTTGCTGGCTTGGGAGGAGATTCCCATTATCGACATCGTCCCCGATACCCCGGGATATGATGACCATTGTGAGATGAACCTGGTGGAGATGATTCGGCAACATTACAACCATCCCTGTATCATGGCGTGGGGATATATGAATGAAATATTACTGATTGCTCCTACACCGGATAAACCGGAGTGGCCTGCAGTAAGAGATCGTACTGTTAAGCTGGCGCAGAGGTTGGAAAAACGTTTGAAAGAAGAGGATTCTTCGCGTGTGAGCGTCATGGCATTCCACGGTTCTGATCTTTACAACACGATTGGACTTGCACTGGGAGACGTGGCCGGATGGAATCTCTATCAGGGATGGTATTTTGGTGAGTTACCTCATTTTGAACAGTGGTTGGAAGATCAGCACGCTCGTTATCCACATCGTCCCATTATTGTGAGCGAATGGGGGGCGGGTTCAGACAAACGTATTCACTCGGTTAAGGGTCGTCCATTCGATTTCAGTATGGAATATCAGCAGGAATATATCGAGCACTATCTGCCCTATATTGAAAATAATGACTACATTGCCGGATGTGCTTATTGGGGGTACGTCGATTTCAATGTGGCCGCCCGCCAGGAATCTATGCCTCGTGTCAACAATAAGGGGCTTTTCTATAATGACCGGACTCCGAAAGATATAGCTTATTATTTTAAGGCTATGTGGCGTAAGGATGTGCCGGTGTTGCATATAGCAAGCCGTGATTGGGCATTGCGGACAGGAAAAGCCGGAGAAGAACATCCCATCAAGATTTATACCAATCTGGATGAGGTGGAGCTTATTCTGAACGGTGCTTCTTGCGGCAAGCAGTGCACGTCCAATTATAATACTATATTTCGTGTAAAGTTGCCGGAAGGAAATTCTTCGTTGGTGGCCAGAGGTTATAGGAACGGCGTTCTTGTGGAAGATGTGATGATGATGACGCTCGCTCTTTTCCCCGACTTGCATCAAGGGGACGAACTTGCAGTAAACGTTGGCAGCAATTGTTATTTCATTTCAGATGTCAGTCACTTGACATGGTTACCGGATCGTCCTTATACTGCCGGGGAATGGGGGTACGTGAACGGTAAGGGGCGCAGCACTACCTCTGAAATTTATAATACTGTAGATGGACCAGTCTATCAGACATGGATGGAGGATATAACGGAGTATAAGATTGACGCTCCTGCCGGAACCTATGAGGTGGAACTGTTGATGGCGGATGTTAGCCGACCGGCCCGGCAGCAGGCCAATCTGCTTGGCAAGGGAGATGAACGGGCAAGTGCCGTGTCCAAGCGGTTCGACATCACCATTTGCGGTGAGGTTGTGGAACAGAATTTCTCTCCGGCCGATAACAACCGTTATCTCAACGCATGCCGTCGACGCTATATAGTGAACAATAATGATGGATGTATTGATATACGTTTTACGCCGTTGCAAGGCAAGCCGGTTCTTTCGGGGTTTAAAGTCCGAAGGTTATAA
- a CDS encoding HU family DNA-binding protein: protein MAIKYEVKKVVFGFDKTNTEKFVAQTKVLGLVKFDKLCEEVQKVSMAPRGVVKMVIDGLIDTLNMDLDKGYSVQLGDFGCFRPGLNAKSQAGAGDVDANTVYRRKIIFYPGSYFKDMLGKASVERLEFGKGTVAKDTVVKPGGGDSGDGGIEDDPLG from the coding sequence ATGGCAATTAAGTATGAAGTAAAGAAGGTGGTGTTTGGTTTTGATAAGACTAATACTGAGAAATTTGTAGCTCAAACCAAAGTGTTGGGCTTGGTGAAATTTGATAAGCTCTGTGAAGAAGTGCAGAAGGTGAGTATGGCACCGCGTGGTGTGGTGAAGATGGTAATTGACGGGTTGATAGATACCCTGAATATGGATTTGGATAAAGGATATTCCGTGCAGTTGGGAGACTTCGGCTGTTTCCGTCCCGGACTGAACGCGAAAAGTCAGGCGGGAGCGGGAGATGTGGATGCTAATACGGTATATCGTCGAAAAATCATTTTCTATCCGGGAAGCTATTTTAAGGATATGCTTGGTAAGGCAAGTGTGGAAAGGCTGGAGTTTGGTAAGGGGACTGTGGCTAAAGATACGGTCGTAAAGCCGGGCGGAGGTGATTCTGGTGATGGCGGTATTGAAGATGATCCGTTGGGATAA
- the bas-suc gene encoding 3-succinylated cholic acid synthase translates to MKNKLTLFLLIFCLLVSTTVGAQIREFERSTPEAEGVPSGALIALMDSLMALPKTDIHSVMVLRHGKVIAEMYPEPFAPEYRHTMFSCSKTFVGAAIGLAISENRLRLTDRIASFFPDQLPDSISPNLAAMTVRNLLNMTSGVTPDWKMREGRTDWVRGYLGKEIKTPGEHFDYDSMSSYILSAIVQKVTGMKLLDYLRLKLFDPMHITDVSWEVSPEGVNTGGWGVYLQSESLAKLGQLLLNRGMWEGKQLLPADWVDLMMAKQSDTGSFGYGYGYHMWLCEYPGAVRVDGALGQYALIIPDKDMVVVITECSIIDGITQRRLVWNRLLPAVGDEPLTPGKDYKRLLKKQSSYQLPVAQGKANSPLARQYANKPIMLKPNKLGWQSLRLQFKPKEVIMTVTQADGLEYNLPFGYKQWEKTSIDAYPPYSIEAKGRFTGIEGPFYVAGSYAWPSTTTLELKAHYVNWISALNLIFWFDGGDVHLAVKANYSSDFIYLCGQ, encoded by the coding sequence ATGAAGAACAAACTTACTTTATTTCTCCTCATTTTTTGCTTACTGGTGTCGACAACGGTTGGTGCGCAGATACGTGAGTTCGAACGCTCGACGCCCGAAGCCGAAGGGGTCCCTTCCGGAGCGCTCATTGCTTTGATGGACTCTCTGATGGCCTTGCCGAAGACCGATATACACAGTGTAATGGTGCTGCGTCACGGAAAAGTGATCGCGGAGATGTATCCCGAACCCTTCGCCCCGGAGTATCGGCACACGATGTTTTCCTGCTCCAAGACTTTTGTCGGTGCCGCCATCGGACTCGCCATCTCCGAGAACCGCTTGCGGTTGACAGACCGGATCGCATCCTTTTTCCCCGACCAACTTCCCGATAGCATTTCCCCCAATCTTGCCGCTATGACAGTCCGGAATCTGCTGAACATGACCTCCGGTGTCACCCCGGACTGGAAGATGCGTGAAGGTCGTACAGACTGGGTCAGAGGTTATCTGGGGAAAGAAATAAAGACTCCCGGAGAACACTTTGATTATGATTCCATGAGTTCGTATATTCTTTCCGCCATCGTACAGAAGGTGACGGGTATGAAATTACTGGATTATCTCCGTCTGAAACTGTTCGACCCCATGCACATCACTGATGTGTCCTGGGAGGTGAGTCCCGAGGGCGTCAATACCGGTGGCTGGGGAGTGTACTTGCAAAGTGAGTCGCTGGCGAAGCTTGGACAGTTACTGCTAAACCGTGGTATGTGGGAAGGCAAACAGTTGCTTCCGGCAGACTGGGTAGACCTGATGATGGCTAAACAATCCGATACAGGTAGCTTTGGCTATGGTTATGGTTATCATATGTGGCTTTGTGAATATCCGGGAGCGGTTCGCGTAGACGGTGCTTTAGGGCAATATGCGCTTATTATACCGGATAAAGATATGGTAGTAGTCATCACCGAATGTAGCATCATAGATGGAATCACGCAACGCCGCTTGGTCTGGAATCGTCTGTTGCCTGCCGTAGGCGATGAGCCTTTGACGCCGGGAAAGGATTATAAACGCTTGTTGAAGAAGCAATCTTCTTATCAGTTACCGGTGGCGCAAGGGAAAGCAAACTCACCTCTTGCCCGGCAGTATGCGAACAAACCTATTATGCTTAAGCCGAATAAATTGGGCTGGCAGTCGCTCCGTCTTCAATTCAAACCCAAAGAGGTCATAATGACCGTGACGCAGGCCGATGGGCTTGAATATAACTTGCCATTTGGCTACAAGCAGTGGGAAAAGACTTCAATAGATGCATATCCTCCATATTCTATCGAAGCCAAAGGACGTTTCACCGGGATAGAAGGCCCTTTTTATGTAGCGGGTAGCTATGCCTGGCCCTCAACTACTACGCTGGAGCTGAAAGCGCATTACGTCAATTGGATCAGTGCGCTCAACCTCATTTTCTGGTTTGATGGAGGCGATGTTCATTTAGCGGTTAAGGCGAACTATTCTTCCGATTTTATCTATCTTTGTGGCCAATAA
- a CDS encoding cob(I)yrinic acid a,c-diamide adenosyltransferase has protein sequence MKIYTKTGDKGTTSLVGGNRVPKTHVRLEAYGTVDELNANLGVLITYLSDEADRMLVRHIQDRLFAVGSNLATDLEKTDLKCASVIHPEEIERIEREIDRLDNLLPPLHAFILPGGSRGASVCHVCRTVCRRAERRILALAEQCEVATELLAYVNRLSDYLFVLSRKINLDEKKDEIFWDNSCK, from the coding sequence ATGAAAATATATACTAAAACCGGTGATAAAGGTACCACTTCGTTGGTAGGCGGTAACCGGGTTCCTAAAACCCACGTTCGTCTGGAAGCATACGGCACAGTAGACGAGTTGAACGCTAACTTGGGAGTGCTTATCACTTATTTGTCCGATGAAGCGGATCGGATGCTTGTACGCCATATCCAGGATCGCCTTTTCGCAGTGGGTTCCAATCTGGCCACCGATCTGGAAAAAACGGACTTGAAATGTGCCAGTGTCATTCATCCGGAAGAGATAGAGCGTATCGAACGGGAAATAGATCGGCTTGATAACCTGCTTCCCCCGTTACATGCTTTTATATTGCCGGGCGGCAGTCGCGGAGCATCGGTTTGTCATGTTTGCCGCACAGTTTGCCGCAGGGCTGAACGACGTATCCTGGCCTTGGCTGAACAATGCGAAGTAGCTACTGAATTACTTGCTTATGTGAACCGTTTGTCCGATTATTTGTTTGTCTTGTCACGGAAAATCAATCTGGATGAGAAAAAAGATGAAATATTTTGGGATAATAGTTGTAAGTGA
- a CDS encoding DUF2795 domain-containing protein — protein sequence MYWTLELASKLEDAPWPATKDELIDYAIRSGAPLEVIENLQEMEDEGDIYESIEDIWPDYPSKEDFFFNEEEY from the coding sequence ATGTATTGGACATTGGAATTAGCATCTAAACTGGAAGATGCTCCCTGGCCGGCAACCAAGGATGAATTAATCGATTATGCCATACGTTCGGGCGCTCCGCTTGAAGTGATTGAAAATTTGCAGGAAATGGAAGATGAAGGCGATATTTATGAGAGCATCGAAGATATATGGCCCGACTATCCGAGCAAAGAGGATTTCTTCTTTAACGAAGAAGAGTATTAG
- a CDS encoding helicase-related protein, with the protein MTETQEETVRRLPELKERHLPGDCREAVHTLLKGTYGYEQFRDLEVYDDLFKGKETLHVSQGQLIESVIVEAEKARNGETDVDNILLTAPTGAGKSLLFQLPGIYLGNEYGLLTIVVSPLKALIVDQVEGLQDLGYTRVAYASSDLSPEQKNEVYRQVREGEVDLFYLSPELLLSYDIKHFAGERRIGLVVVDEAHTVTTWGKEFRVDYWFLGRYLQGLKKNLGYAFPLFALTATAVWNPKGGNDMVFETIRSLQMEPCVLYAGTVKRRNIGFDIRQMEIEEGETYDKAKQRVVAGRVDDFLDGYKTILYYPFAGGIDMRLKTWVQPADWRLVASYYGKKDKEQKAAIVQEFKEGEKRMIVATKAFGMGVDISDIDRVYHVAPSSTFVDYIQEIGRAARDTDIHGVSATDYHERDFYYMKRLHMAGNIAQEQLALILKKLMEVYRMKGEKQEMLVSLSDFEFVVKLPRMKNKLEYEAELGQLIKTALLWLEDDLSHRYGKKLLEVSPQNLLTEGYIQDKTGDVFIREFKDYLTKVEGTEDVYTARLEKLWEERFAELGYREFKQKLNSGTLWEGSRAVSVGKHEVLLKEDATVIRQRMDALFNSLKTLLVDKLRKAKGRFDEEELRAVFAEHGMDVPSAKRFIGSLLESRTEEGRSVSYISSVKKKDSNELSFTVTKGFDLLLSRYQKLFSQRIVGKKGDRLLFYSTPFSDLNMLLNLLSILDCLSFSVEGGGTPCVLVYFDDPESLQQIASSDEYHNLILENNEQVFQEQIELFSFFFGTDGMDDVKRWDFIEDYFTGMGVEELKAKYAVPL; encoded by the coding sequence ATGACTGAAACACAAGAAGAAACGGTACGCCGCTTGCCGGAATTGAAAGAACGGCATTTGCCCGGAGATTGCCGGGAAGCGGTGCATACACTGTTAAAAGGGACTTACGGGTACGAACAATTTCGTGACCTAGAAGTGTATGACGACTTATTCAAGGGGAAAGAGACACTCCACGTTTCGCAGGGGCAATTGATAGAAAGTGTCATTGTTGAAGCGGAAAAGGCACGGAATGGGGAAACGGATGTGGATAATATTCTGCTGACAGCGCCTACCGGGGCTGGAAAATCCTTATTGTTCCAATTGCCTGGCATCTATTTGGGCAATGAATACGGGTTGCTTACCATTGTTGTATCTCCTCTGAAGGCACTGATTGTGGATCAGGTGGAAGGTTTACAAGATTTGGGATACACACGCGTAGCGTATGCTTCTTCCGATTTATCGCCTGAGCAAAAGAATGAGGTATATCGACAGGTGCGTGAAGGTGAGGTCGATTTGTTTTATCTTTCGCCGGAATTATTGCTTTCATATGATATCAAGCACTTCGCAGGTGAGCGTCGTATTGGTTTGGTTGTAGTGGATGAGGCTCATACAGTAACTACCTGGGGTAAAGAGTTCCGGGTGGATTATTGGTTCCTGGGACGTTATCTGCAGGGTTTGAAGAAGAATCTGGGCTATGCGTTTCCGCTTTTTGCGCTGACGGCTACTGCTGTTTGGAACCCGAAGGGAGGCAACGATATGGTGTTCGAAACGATTCGTTCGTTGCAAATGGAGCCGTGTGTGCTTTATGCAGGTACGGTGAAACGCAGGAATATCGGATTCGATATTCGGCAGATGGAAATAGAAGAAGGCGAAACGTACGATAAAGCCAAGCAACGTGTAGTGGCGGGTCGTGTAGATGATTTCCTCGACGGGTATAAGACGATTCTTTATTATCCTTTTGCGGGTGGCATCGATATGCGTCTGAAGACGTGGGTGCAACCTGCTGATTGGCGTTTGGTAGCTTCTTACTATGGCAAGAAGGACAAGGAACAGAAAGCAGCAATTGTACAGGAGTTCAAGGAAGGAGAGAAGCGTATGATTGTAGCTACAAAGGCATTCGGTATGGGTGTGGATATCAGCGACATTGACCGGGTATATCATGTGGCACCTTCCAGCACTTTTGTCGATTATATACAGGAGATAGGACGTGCGGCGCGTGATACGGATATTCATGGAGTTTCGGCAACGGATTATCATGAACGTGACTTTTATTATATGAAACGCCTGCATATGGCGGGTAATATAGCACAAGAGCAGTTGGCGTTGATACTGAAAAAGCTGATGGAAGTATATCGGATGAAAGGCGAAAAGCAGGAAATGCTGGTGTCTTTGTCCGACTTCGAATTTGTGGTGAAATTGCCGCGAATGAAAAACAAGCTGGAATACGAGGCAGAATTGGGACAGTTGATTAAGACAGCTTTATTATGGTTGGAAGATGATTTAAGCCATCGTTACGGAAAGAAGTTGTTGGAGGTCAGTCCGCAGAATCTATTGACGGAAGGATATATTCAGGATAAGACAGGCGATGTTTTTATTCGTGAATTCAAGGATTATCTTACTAAAGTGGAAGGTACGGAAGACGTGTACACAGCACGTCTGGAAAAACTGTGGGAAGAGCGCTTTGCTGAGTTGGGGTATCGGGAATTTAAGCAAAAGTTGAATAGTGGAACATTGTGGGAAGGCTCTCGTGCAGTATCTGTTGGTAAGCATGAGGTGTTGTTGAAAGAAGATGCTACGGTAATTCGTCAGCGGATGGATGCACTGTTCAATAGCTTGAAGACTCTGCTTGTCGATAAGTTACGGAAGGCAAAAGGACGTTTTGATGAAGAAGAATTGCGTGCGGTATTTGCCGAACATGGTATGGATGTACCATCGGCAAAACGCTTTATTGGCTCATTGCTGGAGTCTCGTACGGAAGAGGGGCGCAGTGTGAGTTATATCAGTAGTGTGAAAAAGAAGGATTCCAACGAACTCTCTTTTACAGTGACAAAGGGGTTTGACCTTTTGTTGTCCCGCTATCAGAAACTATTCAGTCAACGTATTGTCGGTAAAAAAGGAGATCGTCTGTTGTTTTACAGTACGCCATTCTCCGATCTGAATATGTTGCTTAACCTGCTTTCCATACTCGATTGTCTTTCATTCAGCGTCGAAGGAGGGGGGACACCTTGTGTACTGGTATATTTCGATGATCCGGAGAGTTTGCAGCAGATTGCATCTTCCGATGAATATCACAATTTGATTCTCGAGAATAATGAACAGGTGTTCCAGGAACAGATCGAACTGTTTTCTTTCTTCTTCGGAACGGATGGAATGGACGATGTGAAGCGCTGGGATTTTATTGAAGACTATTTTACCGGAATGGGGGTAGAGGAGCTGAAAGCGAAGTACGCTGTTCCCCTATAG
- a CDS encoding DUF3037 domain-containing protein, producing the protein MQGKHLYEYAVIRLVPKVEREEFFNVGVILFSKKAGYIKSICQVNEDKLELYVSEIDRESVFVHLDVFNKICSGAKDGGPIAQLDVPERFRWLTAVRSSCIQTSRPHAGFSDDLDRTLERLFKELVL; encoded by the coding sequence ATGCAAGGAAAACACTTATATGAATACGCAGTTATCCGCTTGGTACCCAAAGTAGAACGTGAGGAGTTCTTTAATGTGGGCGTCATCCTTTTCTCAAAAAAGGCAGGCTACATCAAGTCCATTTGTCAGGTAAACGAGGACAAACTGGAGCTATATGTTTCTGAAATAGACCGGGAATCGGTATTTGTACACTTGGACGTATTCAATAAAATATGTTCGGGAGCCAAAGACGGTGGTCCTATAGCCCAACTCGATGTACCGGAACGTTTTCGTTGGCTGACTGCCGTGAGAAGTTCCTGTATTCAAACGTCCCGCCCACATGCCGGTTTCTCCGACGATCTGGACAGGACGTTAGAAAGATTATTTAAAGAACTGGTTCTATAG